One genomic segment of Thermodesulfobacterium sp. TA1 includes these proteins:
- a CDS encoding S1 RNA-binding domain-containing protein — translation MSDWGKEFEEYLNRSFQGVSLGEIVKGTVVKIGKDYAFIDVGLKGEALLPLEEIKDDTGKFWFKEGDEGEFLVVGRAPSGGYLLSYLKIREKRLKEKIKESFEKGVPVKVRVVSLVKGGYSVKVEGLLPGFLPFSQAHFRERLGEPEALLGAEFEALVTKLSKDDLVVSKRALLEREYELKKKEVLEKVKQEGILEGEVFKRVEGGFLVDFQGVFKGFLPDKELSWFRISDPDGFLKKGDKIKVKVLSFEPKKEQIKVSIKALEPDPWEGIEKRYQEGQRVKGKVVGVFDFGAFLELEPGVEGLIPRSEIGWNKNLKPKEILGLGDLVEAVILEMKPSERKMVLSLRRLEPSPWERLVEEVRVGDVLKGKVKQVINHGILVEVREGVEGFVHVSNLSWGRVENLKEKFVPGQELTVKVLEINPEKKRLVLSIKHLTPDPWESFAATYKIGYILEGVVRRIVSNGVIVEVSPEIEGFIPFKELSEEFKEKKFLKPEKVAEQYKPGDKLKGKIVLLDPVNKKLHLSCVKYIEELENQELENYKGNLQVGAGLKLGDLLAQKLSKP, via the coding sequence ATGTCAGATTGGGGAAAAGAGTTTGAAGAATACCTTAACAGGTCTTTTCAAGGGGTTTCTCTGGGAGAGATAGTAAAAGGAACGGTGGTTAAAATAGGCAAAGATTATGCCTTTATAGACGTTGGTTTAAAGGGAGAGGCCCTTTTACCTCTTGAGGAGATAAAAGACGACACAGGGAAGTTTTGGTTTAAAGAAGGAGACGAAGGAGAGTTTTTGGTAGTTGGAAGGGCACCTTCAGGTGGGTATTTACTCTCTTATCTAAAAATAAGAGAAAAAAGACTTAAAGAAAAAATAAAAGAAAGCTTTGAAAAGGGTGTTCCTGTTAAGGTAAGGGTGGTTTCTTTGGTAAAAGGTGGTTATAGCGTTAAGGTTGAAGGACTTCTTCCTGGTTTCCTTCCCTTTTCTCAGGCTCATTTTAGAGAAAGGCTTGGTGAGCCAGAAGCTTTACTTGGTGCTGAGTTCGAGGCTTTGGTTACTAAGTTGTCTAAGGATGATTTGGTGGTCTCAAAAAGGGCTTTACTTGAGAGAGAGTATGAACTTAAGAAAAAAGAGGTTTTAGAGAAGGTAAAACAAGAAGGTATCTTAGAAGGGGAGGTTTTTAAGAGGGTTGAAGGAGGTTTTTTGGTAGACTTTCAAGGGGTGTTTAAAGGATTTCTTCCGGACAAAGAACTTTCTTGGTTTAGGATATCAGACCCAGATGGATTTTTAAAGAAAGGAGACAAAATAAAGGTAAAAGTGCTTTCTTTTGAGCCGAAAAAAGAACAAATCAAGGTTAGTATCAAGGCTTTGGAGCCTGATCCTTGGGAAGGAATAGAAAAGCGCTATCAGGAAGGGCAAAGAGTTAAAGGTAAAGTGGTAGGAGTTTTTGATTTTGGTGCTTTTTTAGAGTTAGAGCCTGGGGTTGAGGGATTGATACCAAGAAGTGAAATAGGTTGGAATAAAAACTTGAAGCCTAAGGAAATTTTAGGTTTAGGAGATTTAGTAGAAGCGGTTATCTTAGAGATGAAACCCTCAGAAAGAAAGATGGTTCTTAGTTTAAGACGCTTAGAACCAAGTCCTTGGGAAAGATTGGTCGAAGAAGTAAGGGTAGGAGATGTATTAAAAGGTAAAGTGAAACAGGTTATTAACCATGGTATTTTGGTTGAGGTAAGAGAGGGGGTTGAAGGTTTTGTTCATGTATCTAACCTTTCTTGGGGAAGGGTTGAAAATCTAAAAGAGAAGTTTGTGCCAGGACAAGAGCTTACAGTCAAGGTGCTTGAGATAAACCCAGAAAAAAAGAGATTAGTGCTAAGTATCAAACATCTAACCCCAGACCCGTGGGAAAGTTTTGCCGCCACATATAAAATAGGTTATATTTTAGAAGGTGTAGTAAGACGAATAGTTTCTAATGGGGTGATAGTGGAAGTGTCTCCTGAGATAGAAGGTTTTATTCCGTTTAAAGAACTTTCTGAAGAGTTTAAAGAGAAAAAATTTCTTAAGCCAGAAAAGGTAGCTGAACAATACAAACCTGGAGACAAATTAAAGGGTAAAATAGTGCTGTTAGACCCTGTTAATAAAAAACTTCATCTTTCTTGTGTAAAATATATAGAGGAGCTTGAAAACCAGGAATTAGAAAACTATAAAGGCAACCTTCAAGTTGGAGCAGGCCTAAAGTTAGGAGATTTATTAGCCCAAAAGCTAAGTAAACCCTAA
- the sppA gene encoding signal peptide peptidase SppA translates to MKRPWLVYGLSFIGGLVVFLIVLSFVLSFLLKFKELDFGRPQIGVLEIKGVIADPEEYLRAIKVFQERENIKGVVVRIDSPGGSVGASQEIFEELKKLRKFKPVVISMGNIAASGGFYISLGGNQTFALPGTLTGSIGVVLQVPNLEKLLKKLGVEAEVVKSGEYKDTGSFYRPLSPKEREYLQEKIKVIHSQFVKAIAEEKKLPETKVREIADGRIFTGEEALKLGLIDRLGGFWDAVDEVKKLAKIKEVKLVYFPEKKRSFWQFLLEEKASLLAEMVYFKPWFFPNY, encoded by the coding sequence ATGAAAAGACCCTGGTTGGTATATGGGCTTTCCTTTATAGGTGGTTTGGTGGTTTTTTTAATAGTTTTAAGCTTTGTGCTTTCGTTTTTGTTAAAGTTTAAGGAATTAGATTTTGGAAGACCTCAGATAGGGGTTTTAGAGATTAAAGGGGTTATTGCTGATCCTGAGGAATATTTAAGGGCTATCAAGGTGTTTCAAGAAAGAGAAAACATAAAAGGGGTGGTAGTGCGTATAGACTCTCCAGGCGGCTCTGTTGGAGCTTCTCAAGAAATTTTTGAGGAGTTAAAGAAGCTCAGAAAGTTTAAACCTGTGGTAATTTCTATGGGGAATATAGCAGCTTCTGGTGGTTTTTATATCTCTCTTGGTGGTAATCAAACTTTTGCCCTTCCTGGAACCTTGACAGGCAGTATTGGGGTAGTGCTTCAAGTGCCTAATTTAGAAAAGCTTTTAAAAAAATTAGGGGTTGAAGCTGAGGTAGTAAAAAGCGGAGAATATAAAGATACAGGGTCTTTTTATAGACCTTTAAGCCCTAAGGAACGGGAATATCTTCAAGAGAAAATAAAGGTTATCCACAGTCAGTTTGTGAAGGCTATTGCTGAAGAGAAAAAACTTCCTGAAACTAAGGTTAGAGAAATAGCCGATGGAAGGATTTTTACCGGAGAAGAAGCTTTAAAATTAGGTTTGATAGACAGGTTGGGAGGTTTTTGGGATGCTGTAGATGAGGTAAAAAAATTAGCCAAAATAAAAGAGGTAAAGTTGGTTTATTTTCCTGAGAAAAAAAGAAGTTTTTGGCAGTTTTTATTAGAGGAAAAAGCTTCTTTATTAGCTGAAATGGTTTATTTTAAACCTTGGTTTTTCCCTAATTATTAA
- a CDS encoding HU family DNA-binding protein, whose translation MNRSDLIESLSLKFGDIEKEDLKTIVELFFETLKEELKKGNRIEFRDFGVFLLKKNKGLIFKNPKNQQNYYVKNKLRVIFKLGKEFKDRLNLPFLASLDLGTQTFRLCLGKKVKKQLYFLVKRRENVRLGEGLVNQEISEESFIRGIETLKSFKALMDVYEVKAYRAVGTAIFRKAKNASSFLEEAKKIGIDIEVVSPEEEILLSLKGVIYGLKDQNLVRRKCLIVDVGGGSTEFMLSEKITPKWVKSLEIGAVSLKELFQLRYPVNYRVFKSIIDYLSDKLVELPQEEVDHVIFTGGTASLLGALDLKLKIFSPYALNSHKISKDRIEKIIKKLANSDLERISKMKGMEKGREDIALPGALICFSVLEYFKKDSLILSVNGILEGTLLSLIERYN comes from the coding sequence ATGAATAGAAGTGATTTGATAGAGAGTTTAAGTTTAAAGTTTGGTGACATAGAAAAGGAAGATTTGAAAACGATAGTTGAACTTTTTTTTGAAACCCTAAAAGAAGAGCTTAAAAAGGGTAATCGGATAGAGTTTAGAGATTTTGGGGTTTTTTTGCTTAAAAAAAACAAAGGTCTTATCTTTAAGAACCCTAAAAATCAGCAGAATTATTATGTTAAAAATAAACTACGAGTGATTTTTAAATTAGGGAAGGAATTTAAGGACAGATTAAACCTTCCTTTTTTGGCTTCTTTAGACTTGGGAACTCAAACTTTTAGGCTTTGTTTAGGTAAAAAAGTAAAAAAGCAATTATATTTTTTGGTAAAAAGAAGGGAGAATGTGAGATTAGGAGAAGGGTTGGTTAACCAAGAAATTTCAGAAGAGTCTTTTATTAGAGGGATAGAAACCTTAAAAAGTTTTAAAGCTTTAATGGATGTATACGAAGTAAAAGCTTATAGAGCTGTAGGAACGGCTATTTTTAGAAAAGCAAAAAATGCGTCTTCATTTTTAGAAGAGGCTAAGAAAATAGGCATAGATATAGAGGTGGTTTCTCCAGAAGAGGAGATTTTGTTGTCTTTAAAAGGAGTAATCTATGGATTAAAAGACCAAAATTTGGTTAGAAGAAAATGTTTGATAGTAGATGTGGGTGGTGGGTCTACAGAGTTTATGTTGAGTGAAAAAATCACCCCTAAGTGGGTAAAAAGTTTAGAAATAGGGGCGGTTTCATTAAAAGAACTTTTTCAGCTTAGATATCCGGTAAATTATAGGGTATTTAAGTCTATTATAGATTACCTTTCTGATAAATTAGTTGAGCTTCCTCAAGAAGAGGTAGACCATGTGATTTTTACAGGAGGCACTGCCAGTTTGTTGGGAGCTTTAGATTTAAAGCTTAAAATATTTTCTCCTTATGCGTTAAATAGTCATAAAATTTCTAAGGACCGGATAGAAAAAATAATAAAAAAATTAGCTAACAGTGACCTTGAGAGGATTTCTAAAATGAAAGGGATGGAAAAAGGAAGAGAAGATATAGCCCTTCCAGGTGCACTTATCTGTTTTTCTGTCTTAGAATATTTTAAGAAAGACTCTCTAATACTAAGTGTTAACGGTATTTTAGAGGGAACTTTACTTTCTTTAATAGAGAGGTATAATTAG
- the guaB gene encoding IMP dehydrogenase has translation MLEILYEAYTFDDLLLVPAYSEVLPKDVNVHTYITPKIKLNIPLISAAMDTVTESRMAISMAREGGLGVIHRNMTLDEQVREVEKVKKSESGMIYDPITVFPDTPIKEVLKLMEEFKISGIPVVEGSNKKLVGIITNRDLRFETNFERPVKDLMTKENLVTAKPGISLEEAVQILHEHRIEKLLIVDDDFCLKGLITIKDIEKIKKYPNACKDELGRLRVGAAIGVGANRLEQAERLLKAGADVLFIDSAHGHSKNVIETIKEIKYHFPDCQLVAGNVATAEGAEALIKAGADGIKVGIGPGSICTTRIVAGAGVPQLTAIHNCAVVAEKYGIPVIADGGIRFSGDIVKALAAGAHAVMIGNLFAGTEEAPGETILYEGRTYKVYRGMGSLSAMAKRGGSERYGQEGEDLSKFVPEGIEGKVPYRGPVSNMIYQLVGGIRSGMGYCGCKNIEELRKKAKFIKITPAGYRESHVHDVTILRESPNYWIGK, from the coding sequence ATGTTGGAAATCTTATATGAAGCCTATACCTTTGATGACCTTCTTTTGGTACCTGCTTATTCTGAGGTCTTACCTAAGGATGTAAACGTTCATACTTATATTACCCCTAAGATAAAGCTTAATATTCCTCTTATTTCTGCGGCGATGGATACGGTTACCGAAAGCCGTATGGCGATAAGTATGGCTCGAGAGGGAGGATTAGGGGTAATCCATCGCAATATGACCCTTGATGAACAGGTAAGAGAGGTAGAGAAGGTTAAAAAATCAGAAAGCGGGATGATTTATGACCCAATAACAGTGTTTCCGGACACTCCGATAAAAGAAGTGCTTAAGTTGATGGAAGAATTTAAGATTTCTGGTATCCCGGTGGTTGAAGGTTCAAACAAAAAACTTGTAGGAATAATTACCAACAGAGACTTAAGGTTTGAAACTAACTTTGAACGCCCGGTTAAAGATTTGATGACCAAAGAAAATTTAGTTACCGCTAAACCAGGTATTAGTTTAGAAGAGGCTGTTCAGATTTTACATGAACATCGTATAGAGAAACTTCTTATCGTAGACGATGATTTTTGTCTGAAAGGTTTGATTACCATCAAGGATATAGAAAAAATCAAAAAATATCCTAATGCGTGTAAAGATGAACTTGGAAGATTAAGGGTTGGTGCAGCCATTGGGGTTGGGGCTAATAGGTTGGAACAGGCAGAAAGGCTTCTTAAAGCTGGGGCTGATGTGTTGTTTATAGATTCAGCCCACGGACATTCTAAAAATGTAATAGAAACCATAAAAGAAATAAAGTATCATTTTCCTGATTGCCAGCTGGTAGCAGGTAATGTAGCCACGGCTGAGGGGGCTGAAGCCTTGATAAAGGCTGGAGCAGACGGAATAAAGGTAGGGATAGGCCCTGGTTCTATCTGCACTACAAGGATCGTAGCCGGAGCAGGTGTTCCTCAACTTACTGCTATTCATAACTGTGCGGTTGTAGCTGAAAAATATGGCATTCCAGTAATAGCTGACGGAGGTATTAGATTTTCTGGAGATATCGTTAAAGCCCTTGCTGCAGGAGCCCATGCGGTAATGATAGGTAATCTTTTTGCTGGAACAGAAGAGGCACCTGGAGAAACTATCCTTTATGAAGGAAGAACCTACAAAGTTTATAGAGGTATGGGGTCTCTTTCTGCCATGGCTAAAAGAGGTGGAAGTGAACGGTATGGTCAAGAAGGAGAAGACCTTTCTAAGTTTGTGCCTGAAGGAATTGAAGGTAAGGTGCCTTATCGTGGACCTGTGTCTAACATGATCTATCAGTTGGTAGGAGGCATCCGTTCTGGTATGGGGTATTGTGGCTGTAAAAACATCGAGGAATTGAGAAAAAAGGCTAAGTTTATAAAGATAACCCCTGCAGGTTATCGAGAAAGCCATGTGCACGATGTCACGATTTTAAGAGAATCTCCTAATTATTGGATAGGTAAGTAA
- a CDS encoding type II secretion system F family protein — protein sequence MPLYEWQARSVTGEIRKGVLEAANSQLVEVYLRRLNLVPIKITEKKQSSFGFLSLKSVSDKDLASFTRQFAVILEAGLPIVKCLEILAEQQRNKYFKEVIKDIKYKVETGTALSDAMAHYPKIFDNLYIQMIRSGESSGNLDLILNRLADYIEKIVGIKSKVKHAMIYPSVIIVVTILVISIIMLFVIPKFAEIYESAGQSLPVPTQILINISKNFGKILIFLILLVVGLFLGIKFYRKTERGRYVTDKLLLRLPLLGDLFLKAAVARTARTLANLVGGGVQLLPAITIAGETSGNRVIEKAMEEVKLNVSAGQSIADPMMATGVFPFFMVEMVRVGELSGKLEEMLNKVAGFFEEEVDRMVNTLSTLIEPILIVILGVVVGGILVALYLPIFKLGEVIGGMR from the coding sequence ATGCCTTTATATGAATGGCAAGCAAGGTCGGTTACAGGAGAAATTAGAAAAGGGGTTTTAGAGGCGGCGAATTCTCAACTGGTAGAGGTTTACTTAAGACGTCTTAACTTAGTTCCTATCAAAATAACCGAAAAAAAACAAAGTTCTTTTGGTTTTTTAAGTCTTAAGTCTGTTTCAGATAAAGATTTAGCAAGTTTTACCAGGCAGTTTGCGGTTATTTTAGAGGCAGGTCTTCCTATAGTTAAATGTCTCGAAATCTTGGCAGAGCAACAAAGGAATAAATATTTTAAAGAGGTTATAAAAGACATTAAGTATAAGGTAGAAACCGGAACTGCACTTAGCGATGCCATGGCTCACTATCCTAAGATTTTTGATAACCTTTATATCCAAATGATAAGGTCTGGAGAATCAAGCGGTAATTTAGACTTGATTTTAAATCGTCTGGCTGACTACATAGAAAAGATTGTAGGGATAAAAAGTAAGGTAAAACATGCGATGATCTATCCTTCGGTTATCATTGTAGTTACTATTTTAGTAATTTCTATCATCATGCTTTTTGTAATTCCTAAGTTTGCTGAAATTTATGAAAGTGCAGGACAATCTTTACCTGTTCCTACCCAAATCCTTATTAACATTAGTAAAAATTTTGGGAAAATACTAATATTTTTAATCCTTTTAGTGGTGGGTTTGTTTTTGGGGATAAAGTTTTATAGAAAGACTGAGCGAGGAAGATATGTAACCGATAAATTACTTTTAAGACTTCCATTGCTTGGAGATCTATTTTTAAAAGCAGCGGTTGCGAGAACGGCAAGGACTTTAGCTAACTTGGTTGGTGGAGGGGTTCAGCTTCTCCCAGCTATTACCATTGCAGGTGAGACTTCAGGTAATAGGGTTATAGAGAAGGCGATGGAAGAGGTAAAGCTTAATGTTTCTGCCGGACAGTCGATAGCTGACCCTATGATGGCAACAGGGGTTTTTCCCTTTTTTATGGTAGAGATGGTAAGGGTAGGCGAACTTTCAGGAAAACTTGAAGAAATGCTTAATAAAGTAGCAGGGTTTTTTGAAGAAGAAGTAGACAGAATGGTTAATACCCTTTCTACTTTGATAGAGCCGATTTTGATAGTCATTTTAGGGGTGGTGGTAGGTGGTATTTTGGTTGCCCTCTATCTACCTATCTTTAAGTTGGGTGAAGTTATAGGTGGAATGCGATAG
- a CDS encoding magnesium transporter CorA family protein, whose protein sequence is MFRVYKSENGILLPAETIAPHTWICLFNPLEEEISYLEKKCHIFPEFLRYPLDEEERPRIEKEEQQVLIILRVPDIISKGIFVRYETIPIGIILTEEYIITVCLKDHPIFEDFISFANKSKTFDLRNPVNFLLNFMLNATSLYIKVLRNIDKVLEEYEEEIFKAIENEEIIKMLSIEKTLTYFNTSLQGNDTVLTKIQSGRYVRLTEEDQEVLEDLQIENRQAIEMTKVFLTIVSGTMDAYASIINNNLNLIMKFLASMAIIISIPTIVYSMYGMNIPLPFQELPPFKGTPYAFFLVNFATFFIMVLLFFFFRKKRYL, encoded by the coding sequence ATGTTTCGGGTTTATAAGTCAGAAAACGGTATTTTATTGCCTGCAGAGACCATCGCCCCTCATACTTGGATTTGTCTTTTTAATCCATTAGAAGAAGAGATTTCATATTTAGAAAAAAAATGCCATATTTTTCCTGAATTTCTTAGATATCCCTTAGATGAAGAAGAAAGACCAAGGATTGAAAAGGAAGAACAACAGGTTCTTATTATCTTAAGAGTACCAGATATTATTTCTAAAGGAATTTTTGTGCGTTATGAGACCATACCTATAGGTATTATCCTTACCGAAGAATACATCATCACCGTTTGCCTTAAAGACCATCCTATTTTTGAGGATTTTATTTCTTTTGCCAATAAAAGTAAGACCTTTGACCTTAGAAATCCGGTTAACTTTTTGCTTAATTTTATGCTAAATGCCACCTCTCTTTATATTAAGGTTTTAAGAAACATAGATAAAGTTCTTGAAGAATACGAAGAAGAAATCTTTAAGGCAATAGAAAACGAAGAGATTATCAAGATGCTTAGTATAGAAAAAACTCTTACTTATTTTAATACCTCTTTGCAAGGCAACGATACCGTTCTTACCAAGATACAAAGTGGAAGATATGTTAGGTTAACTGAAGAAGATCAAGAGGTTTTAGAAGACCTTCAGATAGAAAACAGACAGGCTATAGAGATGACCAAAGTGTTTTTAACCATCGTTTCTGGTACGATGGACGCTTATGCTTCTATTATCAACAACAACCTTAACCTTATCATGAAGTTTTTAGCTAGTATGGCTATCATCATTTCTATTCCTACTATTGTTTACAGCATGTATGGAATGAACATCCCTCTTCCTTTTCAAGAGTTACCTCCTTTTAAAGGTACTCCCTATGCCTTTTTTTTAGTAAATTTTGCTACTTTCTTTATCATGGTGTTGTTGTTTTTTTTCTTTAGAAAAAAACGTTATCTTTAG
- a CDS encoding methyltransferase, protein MNFDKLTLENELITVKDKSFKIVRPAKLEEIFEGDPFLEVEKFPLWFKVWEASLVLADYVAGLTSPKKILELGAGLGVVSLVAAGFGHEVLATDYDKQPLKFLELSAKENGLSLKTQVLDWTSPNLQGKFELIVGAEIVFRKSLFDPLLEIFKNFLTDQGEVLLAHSGDRKRVLVPFLYKAQEHFEVLTSIRKIKGEDGTQEIILNKLLFKKN, encoded by the coding sequence ATGAATTTTGACAAATTGACCTTAGAGAACGAATTGATAACCGTTAAAGATAAATCTTTTAAGATAGTGAGACCTGCAAAACTTGAAGAAATTTTTGAGGGAGATCCTTTTTTAGAGGTAGAGAAGTTTCCGCTTTGGTTTAAAGTATGGGAAGCAAGTTTGGTTTTGGCAGATTATGTAGCAGGGTTAACTTCTCCTAAGAAAATTTTAGAGCTGGGAGCAGGGCTTGGAGTAGTTAGTTTAGTTGCTGCAGGTTTTGGCCATGAGGTTTTAGCCACAGACTATGATAAACAGCCATTAAAATTTTTGGAACTTTCTGCTAAAGAAAACGGGCTTTCATTAAAAACCCAGGTATTAGATTGGACTTCACCTAACCTACAAGGGAAATTTGAGTTAATCGTAGGAGCAGAGATAGTTTTTAGGAAAAGTCTTTTTGACCCTCTTTTAGAGATTTTTAAAAATTTTCTTACAGACCAAGGAGAAGTTTTGCTTGCCCATAGCGGTGATAGAAAAAGGGTGCTTGTGCCATTTTTATATAAAGCGCAAGAACATTTTGAGGTGTTAACAAGTATAAGAAAAATAAAAGGGGAGGACGGGACCCAAGAGATTATATTAAACAAGCTTTTGTTTAAAAAGAATTAA